One Calditrichia bacterium DNA window includes the following coding sequences:
- a CDS encoding MBL fold metallo-hydrolase encodes MIHIFDMNYVEQPHAIAVFLVETSAGPVLVETGPHSTFPQLKTAVASKGYKMSDIRHVFITHIHLDHAGAAWAMAKEGATIYLHPFGHRHMQDPSKLYASAKRIYGDDMDRLWGDLQPIPEAQLRVVDHGEKITVGDQTFVAWYTPGHAVHHIAWQLGDTLFTGDVAGVCIENVLVQPPCPPPDIHLEDWEKSIALIKTLDVKRLLLTHFGEITDIDNHLSALQERIWKWANWIKPHWEAGESPQDVTPSFMDFTNAELLNIGATEAHLAQYDAANPAWMSVAGLMRYWHKREEQ; translated from the coding sequence ATGATTCACATTTTTGACATGAATTACGTTGAACAACCGCATGCGATCGCCGTTTTTCTGGTGGAAACATCCGCCGGACCGGTGCTGGTGGAAACCGGGCCGCACTCCACTTTCCCGCAATTAAAAACAGCCGTGGCGTCGAAAGGCTACAAAATGAGTGACATCCGCCACGTGTTTATCACCCACATTCACCTCGATCACGCCGGTGCAGCCTGGGCAATGGCAAAAGAAGGTGCGACAATTTATCTGCACCCGTTCGGGCATCGCCACATGCAGGACCCGTCCAAACTATATGCATCCGCCAAACGCATTTACGGCGATGATATGGATCGACTCTGGGGCGATTTGCAACCGATCCCCGAAGCGCAACTCCGCGTTGTCGATCACGGTGAAAAAATTACCGTTGGCGATCAGACATTTGTTGCCTGGTACACGCCCGGACATGCGGTTCACCACATCGCCTGGCAGCTTGGCGATACGCTGTTCACCGGCGATGTCGCAGGTGTGTGCATCGAAAATGTGCTGGTGCAGCCGCCCTGCCCGCCGCCGGATATCCATCTGGAAGATTGGGAAAAATCTATCGCGCTGATCAAAACGCTGGATGTGAAACGGTTGCTGCTCACTCATTTTGGCGAAATCACCGATATCGACAATCACCTGAGTGCGTTGCAGGAGCGCATCTGGAAATGGGCAAACTGGATCAAGCCGCACTGGGAAGCGGGCGAATCGCCGCAGGATGTAACGCCATCGTTCATGGATTTTACCAATGCTGAATTGCTGAATATCGGCGCAACCGAAGCGCATCTCGCGCAATACGATGCCGCAAATCCCGCATGGATGAGCGTCGCCGGACTGATGCGCTACTGGCACAAACGCGAAGAACAATAG
- a CDS encoding S9 family peptidase yields MRKYWIIGLIALLGGTVMAQKKPLTLDEIFASDQFEGKTVADVQWLPDDKAFTFTRVNNATGEVDVYRHTVSSGKEELVLDGASLQLDGQKVAMSAYQTTGMQNTLLITGTTKQIWRHSYTAPYYLYDIGSKSLRPLAKGEAGLQNVMLSPDGKWVAYAKDNNLYVADVESGESKQLTFDGSFNILNGVFDWVYEEEFGRADAYRWSPDSKHIAFWRFDQTRVKTFYMLDEMPHYSKLIELKYPKVGEQNAIVDIHVVDVANGKSVKMDIGDNDDIYIPRMDWTNTQNVLSIQRLNRKQNHLELLFADVTIGKTRLILEDKNEAWVDVTDDFIFLAKKDQLVFTSEKDGWRHIYLSDYSGKELAQLTSGNWEVGSIIGVDERDSWVYFYGKKESPAHNDIYRVKLNGKSLQRVSTYLDGWHTANFSPDYRHFVAFASNVQTPTQVSLRKADGKMVRMLEKNEIAALANYDIVYPEYFNITTSDGVELSANMFKPSDFDPNKKYPVIVYGYGGPGSQMVINRWGFGSRSYHFQQRVLWHNLMLQKGYIVFTVDNRGTGGRGKAFKNLAYGDLSKWSVNDQIEGAKYLAGLPYVDADRIGFWGWSGGGYLTMLMLTRGADYFKTGVAVASVSDFRNYDTIWTERYMGLLSENKAGYDAANTNTYADMLKGNLLVVHGSGDDNVHPQNTLQFVDELIAKNKQFDLMIYPNRNHRISGGNTYRHLFTMITNYFLENL; encoded by the coding sequence ATGAGAAAATATTGGATAATCGGGTTGATTGCACTGTTGGGAGGAACCGTTATGGCGCAGAAAAAACCGCTGACGCTGGACGAGATTTTTGCGTCCGACCAGTTTGAGGGCAAAACTGTTGCCGATGTGCAGTGGCTGCCGGATGACAAAGCGTTTACGTTCACGCGGGTGAACAACGCCACCGGCGAAGTGGACGTTTATCGCCACACCGTTAGCAGCGGCAAAGAGGAACTGGTGCTCGACGGCGCATCGCTGCAACTTGACGGGCAAAAAGTGGCGATGAGCGCGTACCAGACCACCGGGATGCAAAATACGCTGCTCATCACCGGAACAACCAAACAAATCTGGCGGCATTCCTACACCGCGCCGTATTATTTGTATGATATCGGCAGCAAATCGCTGCGCCCGCTCGCCAAAGGCGAAGCCGGTTTGCAAAATGTGATGCTTTCGCCGGACGGCAAATGGGTCGCATACGCAAAAGATAACAATTTATATGTCGCAGATGTGGAAAGTGGTGAGTCCAAACAGCTCACTTTCGATGGCTCGTTTAATATTCTAAATGGCGTATTTGACTGGGTTTACGAAGAAGAATTCGGGCGTGCGGATGCCTATCGCTGGTCGCCGGATAGCAAACACATTGCGTTTTGGCGATTCGATCAAACCCGCGTAAAAACCTTTTATATGCTCGACGAAATGCCCCATTATAGCAAGCTGATCGAGTTGAAATACCCGAAAGTTGGCGAGCAAAACGCTATCGTGGACATTCACGTGGTGGATGTTGCCAACGGCAAATCCGTGAAAATGGACATCGGTGACAACGACGATATTTACATCCCGCGAATGGATTGGACGAACACCCAGAACGTGCTGTCTATCCAGCGATTGAACCGCAAACAGAATCATCTGGAATTGCTGTTCGCGGATGTCACCATCGGAAAAACCCGGCTCATTTTGGAAGATAAAAATGAAGCTTGGGTGGATGTCACTGACGATTTTATTTTTCTCGCGAAAAAAGACCAGCTCGTTTTCACCTCCGAAAAAGATGGCTGGCGACATATTTATTTGTCCGATTACAGTGGGAAAGAACTGGCGCAACTGACCAGCGGCAATTGGGAAGTCGGCAGCATCATCGGCGTGGATGAACGCGATAGCTGGGTGTATTTTTACGGCAAAAAAGAGTCGCCGGCGCACAACGATATTTATCGAGTGAAGCTGAACGGCAAATCGCTGCAACGCGTTTCCACGTATCTGGATGGCTGGCACACCGCCAATTTCTCGCCGGATTACCGCCATTTTGTGGCGTTCGCATCCAACGTGCAAACGCCGACGCAGGTTTCGCTGCGCAAAGCGGATGGCAAAATGGTGCGCATGCTGGAGAAAAATGAGATCGCCGCGTTGGCGAATTACGACATCGTTTACCCGGAATATTTCAATATCACCACCAGCGATGGGGTGGAGTTGAGCGCAAATATGTTCAAGCCGTCCGATTTCGATCCGAACAAAAAATATCCCGTGATTGTTTACGGATACGGCGGCCCGGGTTCGCAAATGGTCATCAACCGCTGGGGATTTGGGAGCCGTTCGTATCATTTTCAGCAGCGGGTGCTTTGGCACAATTTGATGCTGCAAAAGGGTTACATCGTATTTACGGTGGATAATCGCGGCACCGGCGGACGTGGCAAAGCGTTCAAAAATCTGGCGTATGGCGATCTTTCGAAATGGTCGGTGAACGACCAGATTGAGGGTGCAAAATATCTCGCCGGATTGCCATATGTGGATGCGGATCGCATCGGTTTCTGGGGCTGGAGCGGCGGCGGTTATTTGACGATGTTGATGCTCACGCGCGGCGCGGATTATTTCAAAACCGGTGTGGCGGTGGCGTCTGTCAGCGATTTCCGCAATTACGACACGATCTGGACGGAACGTTACATGGGTTTGCTCAGCGAAAACAAGGCAGGCTATGATGCAGCAAATACAAATACTTACGCGGATATGCTCAAAGGCAATTTGCTGGTTGTACACGGTAGCGGCGATGATAATGTGCATCCCCAAAACACGCTGCAATTTGTGGATGAATTGATCGCCAAAAACAAACAGTTCGATTTGATGATTTACCCGAACCGCAACCATCGCATCAGCGGCGGCAATACCTACCGACATTTATTTACGATGATCACCAATTATTTTCTGGAAAATTTGTAA